Proteins from a single region of Pseudomonas sp. 10S4:
- the ftsZ gene encoding cell division protein FtsZ, with product MFELVDNIPASPVIKVIGVGGGGGNAVNHMVKSNIEGVEFICANTDAQALKSIGARTILQLGTGVTKGLGAGANPEVGRQAALEDRERIAEVLQGTNMVFITTGMGGGTGTGAAPIIAEVAKEMGILTVAVVTRPFPFEGRKRMQIADEGIRLLSESVDSLITIPNEKLLTILGKDASLLSAFAKADDVLAGAVRGISDIIKRPGMINVDFADVRTVMSEMGMAMMGTGCASGPNRAREATEAAIRNPLLEDVNLQGARGILVNITAGPDLSLGEYSDVGSIIEAFASEHAMVKVGTVIDPDMRDELHVTVVATGLGAKIEKPVKIIDNTMHTSVASQPQQQAPSRQEAPAVNYRDLDRPTVMRNQAQAGAATAAKMNPQDDLDYLDIPAFLRRQAD from the coding sequence ATGTTCGAACTCGTAGACAACATCCCCGCAAGCCCGGTTATTAAAGTTATCGGTGTTGGCGGAGGCGGCGGCAACGCTGTCAACCACATGGTCAAGAGCAACATTGAAGGCGTTGAATTTATCTGCGCCAACACTGATGCCCAGGCGCTGAAATCCATCGGCGCGCGGACCATCCTGCAACTCGGTACCGGTGTGACCAAAGGTCTGGGCGCCGGCGCCAACCCTGAAGTAGGTCGTCAGGCCGCTCTCGAAGATCGTGAGCGCATTGCCGAAGTCCTGCAGGGCACCAACATGGTGTTCATCACCACTGGCATGGGCGGCGGTACCGGTACCGGTGCTGCGCCAATCATTGCCGAAGTGGCCAAGGAAATGGGGATCCTCACCGTTGCGGTGGTGACTCGTCCTTTCCCGTTCGAAGGCCGCAAGCGTATGCAGATCGCCGACGAAGGTATCCGTCTGCTGTCTGAAAGCGTCGACTCGTTGATCACCATTCCCAACGAGAAGCTGCTGACCATCCTCGGTAAAGACGCAAGCCTGCTGTCGGCTTTCGCCAAGGCTGACGATGTACTGGCCGGTGCCGTTCGCGGTATCTCCGACATCATCAAGCGTCCGGGCATGATCAACGTCGACTTCGCTGACGTACGTACCGTGATGAGCGAAATGGGCATGGCGATGATGGGCACTGGCTGCGCCAGCGGTCCGAACCGTGCACGCGAGGCCACCGAAGCGGCCATTCGCAACCCGTTGCTCGAAGACGTGAACCTGCAAGGTGCACGCGGCATCCTGGTGAACATCACCGCCGGTCCTGACCTGTCCCTGGGTGAGTACTCCGACGTGGGTAGCATCATCGAAGCCTTCGCTTCCGAGCACGCGATGGTCAAGGTCGGTACCGTTATCGATCCAGACATGCGCGACGAGCTGCACGTGACTGTGGTTGCTACTGGTCTGGGCGCGAAAATCGAGAAGCCTGTGAAGATCATCGACAACACCATGCATACGTCCGTGGCATCGCAGCCGCAGCAACAAGCGCCTTCTCGTCAGGAAGCGCCTGCTGTGAACTACCGTGACCTGGACCGTCCGACCGTCATGCGCAACCAGGCTCAGGCCGGTGCTGCGACTGCCGCGAAGATGAATCCGCAAGACGATCTGGATTACCTGGACATCCCGGCTTTCCTGCGTCGTCAGGCTGATTGA
- the lpxC gene encoding UDP-3-O-acyl-N-acetylglucosamine deacetylase, translating to MIKQRTLKNIIRATGVGLHSGEKVYLTLKPAPIDTGIVFVRADLDPVVQIPARAENVGETTMSTTLVNGDVKVDTVEHLLSAMAGLGIDNAYVELSASEVPIMDGSAGPFVFLIQSAGLEEQDAAKKFIRILREVTVEDGDKRATFVPFEGFKVSFEIDFDHPVFRNRTQSASVDFSSTSFVKEVSRARTFGFMSDIEYLRKHNLALGGSVENAIVVDADGVLNEDGLRYEDEFVKHKILDAIGDLYLLGNSLIGEFKGFKSGHALNNQLLRKLIEQTDAWEVVTFEDASTAPISYMRPVAAV from the coding sequence ATGATTAAACAACGCACACTGAAAAATATTATCCGTGCCACAGGTGTAGGCCTGCACTCCGGGGAGAAGGTATACCTGACCCTCAAGCCTGCACCTATCGACACCGGCATCGTGTTTGTTCGTGCCGATCTGGACCCTGTGGTGCAGATTCCTGCTCGCGCGGAAAACGTTGGCGAAACCACGATGTCGACCACGCTGGTCAACGGTGACGTCAAAGTGGATACGGTGGAGCACTTGCTCTCGGCCATGGCTGGCCTGGGCATCGATAACGCCTACGTCGAGCTCTCCGCGTCCGAAGTCCCAATCATGGATGGTAGCGCTGGACCTTTCGTATTCCTGATTCAATCGGCCGGCCTGGAAGAACAGGACGCTGCCAAGAAGTTCATCCGGATCCTGCGGGAAGTGACAGTGGAAGACGGCGACAAGCGCGCCACTTTCGTCCCTTTCGAAGGTTTCAAAGTGAGCTTCGAGATCGATTTCGATCACCCGGTTTTCCGTAACCGCACACAAAGTGCAAGCGTGGATTTTTCCAGTACTTCGTTCGTAAAAGAAGTCAGCCGCGCCCGTACCTTTGGTTTCATGAGTGATATCGAGTACCTGCGCAAGCACAACCTCGCACTCGGCGGCAGCGTTGAAAACGCTATTGTGGTCGACGCGGATGGTGTACTGAACGAAGACGGCCTTCGCTATGAAGACGAATTCGTGAAGCACAAGATCCTCGATGCAATTGGTGACCTCTACCTGCTGGGCAATAGCCTGATTGGTGAGTTCAAGGGCTTCAAGTCCGGACATGCATTGAACAACCAGCTGCTGCGCAAGTTGATTGAGCAGACAGATGCTTGGGAAGTCGTGACTTTCGAAGACGCCAGCACTGCACCGATCTCTTACATGCGTCCTGTTGCGGCCGTGTAA